One part of the Lycium ferocissimum isolate CSIRO_LF1 chromosome 8, AGI_CSIRO_Lferr_CH_V1, whole genome shotgun sequence genome encodes these proteins:
- the LOC132067721 gene encoding uncharacterized protein LOC132067721, which produces MLELNCCLLFLCVLQSSLAAARADNFYYPPEWSPKKGSLNKFNGQHALRERARKIDQGILIIRFEMPYNIWCGGCQSMIAKGVRFNAEKKQVGNYYSTKIWSFTMKSACCKHEIVIQTDPKNCAYVIISGAQKKTEDYDAEDAETLVLPVDEDKTKLVDPFYRLEHQEEDLKKKKEAEPLLVRLRRVSDTRHSDDYAMNKALRAKLRGQKKRVAEEEAAAKKIGLGIRLLPPSAEDAATAASVKFTHKFDRNRRDKRAIIYSGSIFSGSSGSSKHSELESKRRKINASAASKLLVGGFKPSSWSEAAVSSKRQRRI; this is translated from the exons ATGCTAGAACTAaattgttgtttattatttttatgtgttttgCAGTCTTCACTTGCAGCTGCTAGGGCAGACAACTTTTACTATCCTCCAGAATGGTCTCCCAAGAAG GGTTCACTGAACAAGTTCAATGGTCAACATGCGCTCAGAGAGAGAGCAAGAAAGATAGACCAGGGTATTTTAATTATAAG GTTTGAGATGCCATACAATATCTGGTGTGGGGGATGTCAGTCGATGATTGCCAAGGGTGTGAGGTTCAATGCTGAGAAAAAGCAAGTAGGAAATTATTACTCCACAAAG ATATGGAGCTTTACAATGAAATCTGCATGCTGCAAGCATGAAATTGTCATTCAAACAGATCCAAAAAACTGTGCGTATGTAATTATTAGCGGAGCTCAAAAGAAGACTGAAGATTATGATGCTGAAGATGCTGAAACCTTAGTACTCCCAGTAGATGAAG ACAAAACTAAGTTGGTGGATCCTTTTTATCGCCTTGAGCACCAGGAGGAagacttgaagaagaagaaagaagctgAGCCTTTACTTGTTCGTCTTCGGCGAGTATCTGACACTAGACATTCAGATGATTATGCCATGAACAAGGCTCTGCGAGCCAAGCTTAGG GGTCAAAAGAAAAGAGTTGCCGAGGAAGAGGCTGCTGCTAAGAAAATAGGACTTGGTATTAGGTTACTACCACCTTCTGCAGAGGATGCTGCAACTGCTGCAAGTGTTAAATTTACTCATAAGTTCGATAGGAACAGAAGGGATAAACGGGCCATCATTTACTCTGGATCAATCTTCTCTGGATCGTCTGGTTCCTCCAAGCATTCAGAGCTAGAATCTAAGAGGAGAAAAATAAACGCCTCTGCTGCATCAAAGCTGCTGGTTGGAGGATTTAAGCCGTCGTCGTGGTCTGAGGCTGCCGTTTCATCTAAGAGACAAAGGCGAATCTAA